A portion of the Fulvia fulva chromosome 1, complete sequence genome contains these proteins:
- a CDS encoding Phosphoenolpyruvate carboxykinase (ATP), with protein sequence MSQQETSGNKSAPSRPSQPIRQFTPGPPDNSGVDYVKENISKQQKSNFHSSSLSNPSEITMVAERVNKTALHPGGVEPRHEHTELEEELHDRAHIDYDRVAIIANPSVAALYEDALVYETGSAITSTGALSAYSGAKTGRSPSDKRIVKEEGSESNVWWGPVNKPMTPEVWRINRERAVDYLNTRNRIYVIDGYAGWDERYRINVRVVCARAYHALFMYNMLIRPSRKELEHFHPDYVIYNAGAFPANRYTTSMTSNTSHNVLTLHSSANEGQNGDVTVFFGLSGTGKTTLSADPKRALIGDDEHCWSDNGVFNIEGGCYAKCIGLSAEKEPDIFNAIKFGSILENVVFDPETRVVDYDDTTLTENTRCAYPIEYIENTKIPCVSTNHPSNIILLTCDARGVLPPISKLTKSQTMFHFISGYTSKMAGTEQGVTEPQATFSSCFAQPFLALHPMRYASMLADKIEHHQTNAWLLNTGWTGAGATTGGKRCPLKYTRAILDSIHSGELAKAEFENYEVFNLQVPKTCKDATPEVLKAGPQV encoded by the exons ATGTCGCAGCAAGAAACTTCAGGGAATAAATCAGCTCCTAGTCGCCCATCCCAGCCGATAAGACAATTCACTCCTG GGCCTCCTGACAACTCTGGTGTCGACTACGTCAAAGAGAACATCTCAAAGCAGCAGAAAAGCAACTTTCACTCCTCTTCTTTGAGCAACCCGTCAGAGATCACAATGGTCGCCGAACGTGTCAACAAGACGGCGCTGCACCCAGGTGGTGTCGA GCCACGCCACGAGCACACGGAGCTTGAGGAGGAGCTCCACGACCGAGCACACATCGACTACGACCGTGTAGCCATT ATTGCCAACCCTTCAGTCGCTGCACTCTACGAAGATGCCCTCGTCTACGAGACCGGCTCTGCCATCACCTCGACCGGAGCTCTCTCTGCATACTCTGGAGCCAAGACCGGGCGCTCGCCCTCGGATAAGCGAATCGTCAAAGAGGAGGGCAGTGAATCAAACGTATG GTGGGGACCGGTCAACAAGCCCATGACACCCGAG GTCTGGCGCATCAACAGAGAACGTGCCGTCGACTACCTCAACACCAGGAACCGCATTTATGTCATTGATGGCTACGCCGGCTGGGATGAGCGCTACCGGATCAACGTCCGTGTCGTCTGCGCTCGTGCCTACCATGCACTCTTCATGTACAACATGCTTATCCGGCCATCGCGCAAGGAGCTCGAGCACTTCCACCCTGACTACGTGATCTACAATGCCGGTGCTTTCCCAGCCAACAGGTACACTACCAGCATGACCTCCAACACCTCG CACAATGTGCTGACCTTGCACTCGTCAGCCAACGAGGGTCAAAACGGCGACGTTACAGTTTTCTTTGGTCTTTCGGGAACTGGCAAGACGACACTCTCTGCGGACCCGAAGCGAGCACTGATCGGAGATGACGAGCACTGCTGGAGTGACAACGGTGTCTTCAACATCGAGGGAGGCTGCTATGCCAAGTGCATCGGTCTATCTGCCGAAAAGGAGCCCGACATCTTCAACGCCATCAAGTTCGGCTCGATCTTGGAGAACGTGGTGTTCGACCCCGAGACCCGTGTGGTCGACTACGACGACACTACCTTGACAGAGAACACTCGCTGCGCCTACCCGATCGAGTACATTGAGAATACCAAGATCCCTTGTGTCTCGACGAATCACCCATCGAACATTATCCTGCTTACCTGCGATGCCCGTGGTGTGCTACCACCAATCTCGAAGCTTACCAAGAGCCAGACCATGTTCCACTTCATCAGCGGTTACACCTCGAAGATGGCAGGAACAGAACAAGGTGTCACCGAGCCACAGGCCACTTTCTCGTCATGCTTCGCACAGCCATTCTTGGCACTGCACCCAATGCGTTACGCAAGCATGTTGGCAGACAAGATCGAACACCATCAGACCAACGCATGGTTGTTGAACACTGGCTGGACAGGCGCTGGTGCTACCACAGGTGGCAAGCGTTGTCCACTCAAGTACACTCGTGCTATCCTGGACTCCATCCACAGTGGTGAGCTCGCGAAGGCGGAGTTCGAGAATTACGAGGTCTTCAACTTGCAGGTGCCCAAGACCTGCAAGGAT GCCACTCCCGAGGTATTGAAGGCTGGTCCCCAGGTATAG
- a CDS encoding Brefeldin A resistance protein has translation MAVLYPNLFSVQLALLSRWMFKNQQALRFSAKLRQPREVPLEEKYEHCETVLKLLEMEGIAGATIGTIGNGLNQEQRKRLTIGVELASKPELLMFLDEPTSGLDSGAAFNIVRFLRRLADAGQAILCTIHQPSAVLFQHFGEVVLLKSGGRIVYHGELGRGSRKLLDYFEGNGAKKCPSKQNPAEYMLEAIGSGNPDYDGQDWGDTWADSKEKQARTQEIERIIEERRNAAVSDNLKDQREYAMPLTAQIYATTYRNFAAYWRSPDYLVGKFMLHIFTGLFNTFTFWHLGNPQLDMQSRLFSIFMTLTISPPLIQQLQPRYLNLRSIYQSREQSSKIYSWVAFTCAAVLPELPWSFLAGTIYWACWYWATWFPRDTYSSASMWLLVTLFEVYYVSFGQAIAAFSPNELLASILVPLFFLFVVSFCGVVVPYQAPPTFWRSWMYYLTPFTYLLESMLSLVTHNVPVVCEDTEFARFMPPPGQTCDAYAGPYATQTGGYVTTPQDGFCGFCQYANGDAFAASFNVYAQNIWRNYGIFWLFCAFNFVVVFAASWLYLSGGSKLVKKAKSAKR, from the exons ATGGCCGTCCTCTACCCAAATCTTTTCAGCGTGCAGCTGGCTTTGCTGAGCAGATGGATGTTCAAGAACCAACAG GCCCTGAGGTTCAGTGCAAAGCTACGACAGCCGCGAGAAGTACCACTCGAAGAGAAGTATGAGCACTGCGAGACGGTCTTGAAGCTACTGGAGATGGAAGGCATTGCCGGAGCAACGATTGGAACCATTGGAAATGGCCTGAATCAGGAACAACGTAAAAGGTTGACCATTGGTGTTGAGCTCGCCAGCAAGCCCGAACTCCTGATGTTCTTGGATGAGCCCACTTCAGGGCTTGACTCTGGAGCCGCTTTTAACATTGTTAG ATTCCTCCGCAGACTCGCTGACGCCGGCCAGGCCATATTATGCACCATCCATCAACCCAGCGCCGTGCTTTTCCAGCACTTCGGCGAAGTTGTACTACTGAAGTCGGGCGGTCGAATTGTATACCACGGCGAGCTCGGCCGTGGTTCTCGAAAGTTGCTAGACTACTTTGAAGGTAACGGTGCTAAGAAGTGCCCGTCTAAGCAGAACCCGGCGGAGTATATGCTTGAGGCGATTGGCAGCGGCAATCCCGACTACGATGGCCAGGATTGGGGCGATACCTGGGCTGATTCGAAAGAGAAGCAGGCCCGCACCCAGGAGATCGAGAGAATCATCGAGGAAAGACGCAATGCCGCAGTCTCCGACAACCTCAAGGACCAGCGCGAATACGCCATGCCGCTGACTGCGCAAATATATGCGACTACCTACCGCAACTTCGCAGCTTACTGGAGAAGCCCGGATTACCTCGTCGGCAAGTTCATGCTTCACATCTTCACCGGCCTCTTCAACACGTTCACTTTCTGGCATCTGGGCAACCCACAGCTGGACATGCAATCGAGGCTCTTCAGTATCTTCATGACTCTCACCATTAGCCCGCCTCTGATCCAGCAGCTCCAGCCTCGCTATCTGAACCTGCGCAGCATATATCAGTCGCGCGAGCAGAGCTCGAAGATATATAGCTGGGTAGCATTCACATGTGCCGCGGTACTGCCAGAGCTGCCTTGGTCATTCCTCGCCGGAACCATATACTGGGCCTGCTGGTATTGGGCTACATG GTTCCCACGCGATACGTACTCATCGGCATCGATGTGGCTGTTGGTGACACTATTCGAAGTCTACTATGTCAGCTTCGGTCAAGCCATCGCTGCCTTCTCACCCAACGAACTGCTAGCGTCGATTCTGGTGCCACTATTCTTCCTCTTCGTGGTGTCGTTCTGCGGCGTTGTGGTGCCATACCAGGCGCCCCCGACCTTTTGGCGGTCATGGAT GTATTACTTGACACCCTTCACGTATCTCCTCGAGAGCATGCTGTCATTGGTCACGCACAATGTCCCAGTTGTCTGTGAGGATACTGAATTTGCAAGGTTCATGCCGCCTCCTGGCCAGACATGTGACGCTTACGCTGGACCTTATGCCACTCAGACTGGTGGATACGTCACAACGCCTCAGGATGGCTTCTGTGGGTTCTGCCAGTATGCCAATGGCGATGCCTTTGCTGCCTCCTTCAACGTCTATGCACAGAACATCTGGCGCAATTATG GCATTTTCTGGCTTTTCTGCGCATTCAACTTTGTGGTTGTCTTTGCCGCGTCTTGGTTGTACCTGTCAGGTGGTAGTAAACTTGTGAAGAAGGCAAAGTCAGCCAAACGATGA
- a CDS encoding ABC multidrug transporter atrF, protein MTRPSKRPAIPDGEIEGDWPRSTSFIGHQSAQEVADRAITTPSSGDNASQRISTTGITTGSRLDDGKSKVVGPADELERKSGRAEHAPNVPSIATARLASSSNDERREQHVATVGDVGAFEAAESPMSSSSSEDLTAVMPQETSPADRQQHTERPVQISGQRRLTEDDLMKHLSRRNTNRSGHSLSRETTQADSEEPAEINRLMSQMFGRTRQQNSEEEQTRHVGVMFKHLTIKGMGLGAALQPTFSDPFVGPLRKVRELLTKGRTAVSKPPVKTIIDDFSGCIRPGEMLLVLGRPASGCSSFLKVLGNQRSGFESIDGDVTYGGTDAETMLKQYRGEVLYNPEDDLHYATLSDVGVCSEVNEGESPAQYVKSFLQAVIKLFWIEHTLGTKVGNEFVRGVSGGEKKRVSIAEAMITKASTQCWDNSTRGLDASTALEYVSSLHSLTNMAHTSTAVALYQAGETLYKQFDKVLLIEGGRCAYFGSADDAVAYFKDLGFVQKARWTSADFLTSVTNQHERQIKEGWEDRAPRTAEAFGDIFSKSEQYQRNLAEIEAFEQETQSRMEEQQSDQAQELHNKLPQQARACTHRQFLVMIGDKQSLGGKWGGILFQALIVGSLFYNLPATSLGVFLRGGVLFFILLFNALLALAELTAAFESRSILLKHKSFQFYRPAAYAIAQTVVDVPLVLVQVFVFDIVVYFMANLSRTPSQFFISLLLLFLLTMTMYAFFRAVGALSRNLDIATRFSGVAIQALIVYTGYLIPPSKMHPWFSWLRWINPVQYGFECLMANEFYNLEIQCIPPNLVPQGPGATPEFQSCTIQGSQPGSVIVQGPDYIQVAYQYSRSHLWRNVGFICAFFLFFVTLTAVGMEIQKPNKGGGAVTVFRRGQAPHSVKAALESGRQGGDDLEKNSSRESIDTPDEKSAEEPSSKVNGEASGSDTAGEKEAVAKNETDFTWQNVNYTIPYENSEKKLLQDVQGYMQPGKLTALMGASGAGKTKHLSTKDQLW, encoded by the exons ATGACGAGACCTTCCAAGAGACCAGCGATTCCTGATGGCGAGATAGAAGGAGACTGGCCCAGGAGTACAAGCTTCATCGGCCATCAATCTGCTCAGGAAGTTGCAGATCGTGCTATCACCACACCTAGCAGTGGCGACAATGCTTCACAAAGGATTTCTACAACGGGCATTACCACAGGATCGCGTCTTGACGATGGCAAATCGAAGGTAGTAGGTCCTGCAGATGAGCTCGAAAGGAAGTCTGGTCGAGCCGAACATGCGCCGAATGTTCCATCCATAGCCACGGCAAGGCTTGCATCATCATCGAATGACGAGCGCCGCGAGCAGCATGTTGCGACTGTCGGAGATGTCGGTGCTTTCGAAGCAGCCGAGTCTCCTATGTCTTCTTCTTCCAGCGAGGATTTGACAGCGGTGATGCCGCAGGAAACTTCACCTGCGGACAGGCAGCAGCATACCGAAAGACCCGTCCAGATTTCAGGTCAGAGGCGACTCACTGAGGATGACCTGATGAAGCACCTCTCAAGGCGCAACACCAACAGAAGTGGCCACAGTCTGAGTAGGGAGACGACTCAGGCGGATAGCGAAGAACCGGCGGAGATCAACCGTTTGATGAGTCAGATGTTTGGCAGGACTCGTCAGCAGAACTCAGAAGAGGAGCAGACGAGACACGTTGGCGTGATGTTCAAGCATCTTACCATCAAGGGCATGGGGCTCGGAGCTGCTCTTCAGCCGACCTTCTCTGATCCCTTCGTTGGCCCGTTGCGTAAGGTCAGGGAACTACTCACCAAAGGCCGCACGGCTGTCAGTAAACCGCCAGTCAAGACTATCATCGATGATTTCTCCGGCTGCATACGGCCAGGCGAGATGCTGCTGGTTTTAGGAAGACCAGCTTCAGGTTGTAGCTCATTCCTCAAAGTCCTTGGTAACCAACGCTCTGGCTTCGAATCTATCGATGGCGACGTTACTTATGGTGGCACAGATGCAGAGACAATGCTCAAGCAATACAGGGGAGAAGTACTGTACAACCCAGAAGATGACCTCCATTACGCTACTTTGAGTGACGTTGGAGTTTGCTCTGAAGT AAATGAGGGTGAAAGTCCAGCACAGTATGTGAAGTCATTCTTACAGGCAGTCATTAAGCTCTTCTGGATCGAGCATACGCTTGGAACAAAAGTTGGCAATGAATTTGTTCGGGGTGTCTCTGGAGGGGAGAAGAAGAGAGTGTCGATCGCAGAGGCCATGATCACCAAGGCATCGACTCAATGCTGGGACAATTCTACTCGTGGTCTTGATGCCAGTACGGCCCTGGAGTATGTCAGCTCCCTGCACTCACTCACGAACATGGCGCACACATCCACCGCTGTCGCACTATATCAAGCTGGCGAGACACTTTACAAACAATTCGACAAAGTACTTCTCATCGAAGGAGGGCGTTGCGCATATTTCGGCAGCGCTGACGACGCAGTGGCCTACTTCAAGGATCTGGGCTTCGTGCAGAAAGCACGCTGGACATCGGCAGACTTCTTGACGAGTGTAACGAACCAGCACGAAAGACAGATCAAAGAAGGATGGGAGGACCGTGCACCTCGCACAGCTGAAGCATTTGGTGACATCTTCTCCAAGAGCGAACAGTATCAGCGTAATCTTGCAGAAATTGAGGCTTTCGAGCAGGAGACTCAAAGCAGAATGGAGGAGC AGCAAAGCGACCAAGCGCAAGAACTACACAATAAGCTTCCACAGCAAGCAAGGGCTTGCACGCACAGGCAATTCTTGGTCATGATCGGCGACAAGCAGTCTCTTGGAGGGAAATGGGGAGGCATCCTGTTCCAGGCACTGATCGTCGGCAGCCTGTTCTACAACCTCCCGGCCACTAGCCTGGGAGTCTTTCTCAGAGGAGGTGTGCTGTTCTTCATACTGCTCTTCAATGCCCTCCTAGCTCTTGCCGAGCTGACTGCCGCCTTCGAGTCCCGGTCCATATTGCTCAAGCACAAATCCTTCCAGTTCTACCGTCCAGCAGCCTACGCCATAGCTCAGACTGTTGTTGACGTGCCACTGGTACTTGTCCAGGTCTTCGTTTTCGACATTGTGGTGTACTTCATGGCCAACCTCTCCCGGACTCCATCGCAATTCTTCATCAGCCTATTGCTGCTCTTCCTCCTCACCATGACCATGTACGCTTTCTTTCGCGCGGTCGGTGCTTTGTCTCGCAACCTGGATATAGCAACGAGATTTTCTGGTGTTGCCATACAAGCTTTGATCGTATACACGGGCTACCTCATTCCGCCCAGCAAGATGCATCCCTGGTTCTCGTGGCTCAGGTGGATCAATCCGGTTCAGTATGGATTTGAGTGTCTAATGGCCAATGAGTTTTATAATCTGGAAATACAGTGTATCCCACCGAACCTGGTTCCCCAAGGCCCAGGAGCTACGCCAGAGTTCCAGTCTTGCACGATTCAAGGAAGTCAGCCAGGCTCCGTAATCGTACAGGGGCCCGACTATATTCAGGTGGCATACCAGTACTCCCGAAGCCACTTGTGGCGGAATGTGGGCTTTATATGCGCCTTCTTTCTGTTCTTCGTGACACTCACTGCTGTTGGCATGGAGATACAAAAGCCCAACAAGGGTGGTGGCGCTGTTACGGTGTTCCGGAGAGGACAAGCGCCACACTCAGTCAAGGCGGCACTGGAGTCAGGAAGACAAGGCGGCGATGATCTGGAGAAGAACTCCAGTCGTGAGTCCATCGACACACCGGATGAAAAGTCAGCCGAAGAGCCCAGCTCCAAGGTTAATGGCGAGGCGAGTGGTTCAGATACCGCTGGCGAGAAGGAAGCGGTAGCGAAGAATGAGACTGATTTCACGTGGCAGAATGTGAATTACACCATACCCTACGAGAACAGTGAGAAGAAGCTGTTGCAGGACGTGCAGGGATACATGCAGCCAGGAAAGTTGACAGCGTTGATGGGTGCAAGCGGTGCAGGCAAGACCAAACACCTTAGCACAAAGGATCAACTTTGGTAG
- a CDS encoding Cyanobacterial phytochrome B, with protein sequence MPSDEDHDRQSSEHAREPTNNDTSQSDNALEASQPSGKDARPSLSLHDHARSPATSNSVEGQLSPAATDRVFPIRSVVSVNPTPTPTAKGERSESYFQNAAHSRRLSFNAGSDSSYGNGHSKAGRTSTERQRSPRGREGSLSMSRQASTSTTAESQVASPGFPPSQQLINEIITETGSDRSAPQSEHPSSIRPPSVKSTKSSVDDTRPLVTARFKHIVSDGGHAIITGRDGETLQRCEDEPIHIPGAVQGFGLLVALEEQQEGKLLVRVVSENSKRMMGYTPRQLFALESFTDILSEEQADNLLDHVDFIKDDEADVLTNGPEVFTMSIRNPQRKNQKFWCAMHINERHPHLIICEFELEDDPHNPLVPPNDMTPEPPEDTLNSKPTDEEFNESTQNTSKPLRVLRSARKRKGEAAAMEVFNIMSQVQEQLAAAPNLEKFLKTLVGVVKELTGFHRVMVYQFDHQWNGRVVTELVDPRATTDLYKGLNFPASDIPKQARELYKINKVRMLYDRDQETARLVCRTVEDLETPLDLTYSYLRAMSPIHLKYLANMAVRSSMSISINAFNELWGLIACHTYGSRGMRVSFPIRKMCRLVGDSASRNIERLSYASRLQARKLINTVPTQSNPSGYIIASSEDLLKLFDADFGLLSIRDETKILGHLEHSQEALAMLEYLRMRCVTNVMTSQDIKDDFPDLRYPPGFSEIAGLLLVPLSVGGQDFIVFCRRGQMKEVKWAGNPYEKFVKEGTEGYLEPRKSFRTWNETIVGKCREWTEEEIETAAVLCLVYGKFIEVWRQKEAALQNSQLTRLLLANSAHEVRTPLNAIINYLEIALEGSLDQETRDNLAKSHSASKSLIYVINDLLDLTKTEKGGELVKDEVFDLAATLYEATDMFKGDARRKNLSYEVSDIPGLPGQVIGDQRRVRQAISNVTANAIQNTSEGSVKVEMYVASRSEGHVDIEISVADTGVGMSSKKLDALFRELEQVQTETENILAEPVITDKALPEATKKDEARTLGLGLAVVARIVRNMNGQLRLKSEEGKGSRFVIQFPFNLPDTESNQQALESADTQGSVTPHAELTEHPQTPPIEGMVTLIERGSGTRRNSGGHRNTLFRKNSAESATSKRSMGSTMSGRSALSMSSNISGKSEADRLIDAISEPHRVHGHTVQRSNSRGSNPGRRPSLEKRHTLTSIDGAGSPYKTRPKSAEIMQGSAHTIAATRASLPGESLVADSGQPIRPVRMPNDYQDSPAAARPSSQPLPASTAEPTSGLVELKPNTSTENAMNAGHMRVLVAEDDPVNSRIIKKRLEKLGHEVFLTVNGEECASTYCDKAAFFDIVLMDMQMPIVDGLTSTKMIRSYEKSHPASVLSDRAALNGRVPIIAVSASLIEKERQVYIDAGFDGWILKPISFPRLSEIMEGIVDKQTRKANLYKRGSWERGGWFHEGQQSALAADTRPSGEPPQQAPGASTLSDGVKIAAVADDPAAKEEDHSKQSEEQIRLLEDQKTKQEEQLP encoded by the exons CTACAACTGCTGAATCCCAGGTTGCGTCCCCAGGCTTTCCTCCTTCGCAGCAGCTGATCAATGAGATCATCACCGAGACCGGGAGTGATCGTTCCGCACCGCAGAGCGAACATCCCTCCTCCATTCGCCCTCCTTCTGTTAAGAGCACGAAGAGTAGCGTAGACGATACCAGACCGTTGGTGACGGCACGCTTCAAACACATTGTGTCCGACGGGGGCCATGCAATAATCACCGGTAGGGACGGGGAGACGCTGCAACGTTGCGAAGACGAGCCCATACACATACCAGGTGCAGTGCAAGGCTTCGGACTGCTTGTAGCACTGGAAGAGCAGCAAGAGGGCAAGCTCCTGGTCAGGGTCGTCAGTGAAAACTCAAAGCGCATGATGGGATACACACCACGACAGCTCTTCGCATTGGAAAGCTTTACCGACATCCTATCCGAGGAACAGGCCGACAATCTCCTTGACCATGTCGACTTTATCAAAGATGACGAAGCGGACGTATTGACCAATGGTCCGGAGGTGTTCACCATGTCAATACGCAATCCTCAGCGTAAGAACCAGAAGTTCTGGTGCGCGATGCACATCAACGAGCGTCACCCCCATTTGATCATTTGCGAATTCGAGCTGGAGGATGATCCCCATAATCCACTTGTGCCGCCGAATGACATGACACCTGAGCCTCCCGAGGATACTCTCAACAGCAAGCCCACCGATGAGGAGTTCAACGAGAGCACCCAAAATACGAGCAAACCTCTGCGCGTGCTTCGGAGCGCTCGGAAACGCAAGGGCGAAGCAGCAGCAATGGAGGTTTTCAACATTATGTCTCAAGTGCAGGAGCAACTAGCAGCTGCACCAAACCTCGAGAAATTTCTCAAGACGCTGGTAGGCGTGGTGAAGGAGCTTACAGGCTTTCATCGCGTCATGGTCTACCAGTTCGACCATCAGTGGAACGGCCGTGTTGTCACAGAATTGGTCGATCCCCGTGCGACCACTGACCTCTACAAAGGGCTGAACTTTCCAGCCTCGGACATCCCAAAGCAGGCCCGAGAGCTCTACAAGATCAACAAGGTTCGTATGCTCTACGACAGAGACCAGGAGACAGCACGACTCGTGTGCAGAACTGTTGAAGACCTGGAAACTCCGTTGGATCTTACGTACTCGTACCTTCGTGCGATGTCGCCAATTCACTTGAAGTACCTAGCGAATATGGCGGTCCGATCTTCGATGTCTATCTCCATCAATGCTTTTAATGAACTATGGGGCCTTATCGCGTGCCACACCTACGGTTCACGGGGCATGAGAGTATCGTTTCCAATTCGCAAAATGTGTCGGCTGGTCGGCGATTCTGCGTCTCGAAACATAGAGCGTTTGTCGTACGCTTCGCGTCTGCAGGCACGCAAGCTGATCAATACCGTCCCAACCCAAAGCAATCCTTCGGGCTACATTATCGCATCATCCGAAGATTTGCTGAAGCTATTCGACGCGGACTTTGGACTGCTTTCCATTCGAGATGAAACAAAGATCCTGGGTCATCTGGAACACTCTCAAGAAGCTCTTGCCATGCTCGAGTACCTGCGTATGCGTTGTGTCACCAATGTGATGACTTCGCAAGATATCAAAGATGACTTCCCGGATCTACGGTACCCGCCTGGATTTAGCGAGATAGCCGGCCTGCTCCTTGTACCGCTATCTGTCGGTGGACAGGATTTCATAGTGTTCTGCCGCAGAGGGCAGATGAAAGAGGTGAAGTGGGCTGGCAATCCCTACGAGAAGTTCGTGAAAGAAGGCACTGAAGGTTACCTTGAGCCACGGAAGAGTTTCCGCACATGGAACGAAACCATCGTCGGTAAGTGTCGGGAATGGACAGAGGAAGAGATAGAGACAGCAGCTGTCTTATGCTTGGTCTACGGCAAGTTCATTGAGGTCTGGAGGCAGAAGGAGGCTGCGCTACAGAATAGCCAGCTTACTCGATTGCTCCTTGCGAATTCCGCACACGAAGTGCGGACGCCCTTGAACGCAATCATCAACTATCTGGAAATTGCTCTTGAAGGCAGTCTGGATCAGGAGACGCGCGACAACCTAGCGAAATCTCATTCGGCGTCGAAATCACTCATATACGTGATCAATGATCTCCTTGACCTCACTAAGACTGAGAAAGGAGGAGAACTCGTTAAAGATGAGGTATTCGATCTTGCAGCCACATTATATGAAGCGACAGACATGTTCAAAGGCGACGCAAGGCGGAAGAATCTGTCCTATGAAGTGTCAGACATCCCTGGGCTACCTGGCCAAGTCATCGGCGATCAACGAAGAGTGCGTCAGGCCATCAGCAATGTCACTGCAAACGCGATACAGAACACATCCGAGGGCAGCGTCAAGGTGGAGATGTACGTTGCCTCACGAAGCGAAGGCCACGTCGATATCGAGATTAGTGTGGCTGACACTGGTGTCGGAATGAGCTCCAAGAAGCTTGATGCTTTGTTCCGCGAGTTAGAGCAGGTGCAAACCGAGACGGAGAACATACTTGCAGAACCAGTTATCACTGACAAGGCACTGCCGGAAGCTACCAAGAAGGACGAAGCAAGAACGCTCGGACTAGGGCTGGCTGTCGTTGCGCGGATAGTCAGGAATATGAATGGACAACTGCGGCTGAAGTCTGAGGAAGGCAAAGGGTCACGATTCGTGATACAGTTCCCATTCAATCTACCGGATACGGAATCAAACCAGCAGGCTCTCGAGAGCGCTGACACACAAGGTTCAGTAACTCCTCATGCCGAGCTCACAGAACACCCGCAGACTCCCCCCATCGAGGGCATGGTAACATTGATTGAACGTGGCAGTGGCACACGGCGAAATTCCGGGGGACACAGGAATACACTCTTTCGAAAGAACAGTGCCGAGAGTGCAACTAGCAAAAGGAGTATGGGTAGCACGATGTCGGGCCGGAGCGCACTCAGCATGTCTTCGAACATCAGTGGCAAGAGCGAGGCTGACAGGCTGATTGATGCTATTTCAGAACCGCATCGAGTTCATGGCCATACCGTGCAGCGGTCGAATAGCCGCGGGTCCAACCCCGGTAGACGGCCGTCACTTGAGAAGCGGCACACTCTTACCAGTATTGATGGTGCCGGCTCGCCATACAAGACTCGCCCCAAGAGTGCAGAGATCATGCAGGGCTCCGCGCACACTATTGCAGCGACGAGGGCATCTCTGCCGGGTGAGAGTCTCGTCGCTGATTCTGGCCAGCCAATCCGACCGGTGCGCATGCCAAACGATTATCAGGACTCGCCTGCCGCTGCACGGCCATCTTCACAGCCCTTGCCCGCGTCGACTGCAGAACCTACAAGTGGCCTTGTGGAGTTGAAACCCAATACCTCGACAGAAAATGCAATGAATGCGGGGCACATGCGTGTCTTGGTAGCGGAAGACGATCCCGTTAATAGTCGCATCATCAAAAAACGTCTGGAGAAATTGGGACACGAAGTGTTTTTGACCGTCAATGGAGAAGAATGCGCGAGCACTTATTGTGACAAAGCTGCGTTCTTCGACATCGTCCTTATGGATATGCAG ATGCCCATTGTCGACGGTCTAACATCGACCAAAATGATTCGATCTTATGAGAAGTCACATCCGGCAAGTGTACTCTCGGATAGAGCTGCCCTCAATGGTCGTGTTCCCATCATTGCTGTGTCGGCTTCACTGATCGAGAAAGAACGACAAGTCTATATCGACGCTGGCTTTGATGGGTGGATTCTGAAGCCAATCTCGTTTCCACGCCTTTCAGAGATCATGGAAGGGATCGTAGACAAGCAGACGCGTAAGGCCAATCTATATAAGCGCGGTTCCTGGGAGCGCGGTGGATGGTTCCACGAAGGTCAACAGTCTGCACTGGCTGCTGATACACGACCAAGTGGCGAACCACCACAGCAAGCTCCTGGTGCCTCGACTCTATCCGACGGAGTGAAGATTGCTGCCGTTGCAGATGACCCTGCTGCCAAGGAAGAGGACCACAGCAAACAGAGCGAGGAGCAAATACGATTGCTTGAGGACCAGAAAACGAAGCAGGAGGAGCAACTTCCGTGA